In one Mycoplasmopsis canis PG 14 genomic region, the following are encoded:
- a CDS encoding MnuA family membrane nuclease — MKKTNKRKKNKLLSIIGSIAIIIASGVTAGYFLIKQNNTQKSNASTQSTNIESSKTNNPNQLKITSWNIANFGASSSKKLGFRIQALKEIIKKENLEFISIQEVGYEDWEGVKKLVEELGDEYSFAKSPMGLISEERPNSRESYAIIYKNNKVKLLNDKGYFKGKNIQFTRPLWYSKWEIIQNGQNFWIINGHLDAPGKSSTKGVNEAENPTINNYKWKGQGDQEVREYLDIKYALEELKQKDPNSLIIFNGDTNIKKENFKFSSDFYTNLGYEINYDTNIYNDLYATSLNNGKNYSNPYDKFIAYDPNNVFIESKFEKFDLLNVFKDVLDRKKYSDLFKQTYNDKNKQQKSDPDMVKKISDHTFINAYIEIK; from the coding sequence ATGAAAAAGACAAATAAGAGAAAAAAGAACAAATTATTAAGTATTATAGGGAGTATAGCAATAATAATTGCGAGTGGAGTAACTGCTGGGTATTTTTTAATAAAACAAAATAACACCCAAAAAAGCAATGCAAGCACTCAATCAACAAACATAGAATCAAGTAAAACTAATAACCCAAACCAACTCAAAATAACTTCTTGAAATATCGCTAATTTCGGCGCGTCTTCAAGTAAAAAATTAGGGTTCAGAATTCAAGCGTTGAAGGAAATTATAAAAAAAGAAAATTTAGAATTTATTTCAATTCAAGAAGTCGGATATGAAGATTGAGAAGGTGTAAAAAAATTAGTAGAAGAACTTGGTGATGAATATTCTTTTGCTAAATCACCAATGGGACTTATTAGCGAAGAACGCCCAAATAGTAGGGAATCATATGCCATTATTTATAAAAATAATAAAGTTAAACTTTTAAATGATAAGGGTTACTTTAAAGGTAAAAATATCCAATTCACTAGACCGCTTTGATATTCAAAATGGGAAATAATTCAAAATGGACAAAACTTTTGGATCATAAATGGACACTTGGATGCGCCCGGAAAATCTTCCACAAAAGGTGTTAATGAAGCAGAAAATCCGACAATTAATAATTATAAATGAAAAGGACAAGGAGACCAGGAGGTAAGAGAATACTTAGATATTAAGTATGCTCTTGAAGAATTAAAACAAAAAGATCCTAATTCACTGATTATATTTAACGGGGATACTAATATTAAAAAAGAAAACTTTAAATTTTCTAGTGATTTTTACACAAATTTGGGTTATGAAATAAATTATGATACAAATATATATAATGATTTATATGCAACTAGTTTAAATAATGGAAAGAATTATTCAAATCCGTATGACAAATTTATTGCTTATGACCCAAATAATGTCTTTATTGAAAGCAAGTTTGAAAAATTTGATTTATTAAATGTCTTTAAAGATGTTTTGGATCGAAAAAAGTATAGTGATTTATTTAAACAAACATATAAT